Within the Longimicrobiaceae bacterium genome, the region CGACGCCATCGACCGGATCATTGCCGGGCTGGAGAAGAAGAACCGGCTGATCAATTCGCGCGAGCGGAAGATCGTTGCCTACCACGAGGCGGGGCACGCGATCGTGGCGGAGCGCGTGCCCACCGCGGACCCGGTGCACAAGATCTCTATCATTCCGCGCGGGGTCGCTGCCCTCGGCTACACGCAGCAGCTCCCCACGGAGGATCGGTACCTTCTCACCAAGCAGGAGCTGATGGACCGGATTGCCGTGCTCCTGGGCGGGAGGGTGGCCGAGGAGATCGTCTTCGACGAGATCTCCACCGGGGCCGGAAACGATCTCGAGCGGGTGTCCGACCTGGCTCGCCGCATGGTGATGGAGTACGGCATGTCACGCGAGCTCGGGCCGATCAACTATCGAGGGCCGGCGCGCGGGCAGTTCCTCCCCGGAGCGGACGGGGTGCCGTCGGATGGGCGGAACTATTCCGAGGAGACCGCTCGCGAGATCGACCAGGAAGTGCAGGGAATCGTCGAGGGGACCTACGCCCGCGTGCGAGAGATCCTGCTCGCGGATCGCGACGTGCTGGAAGTGCTTGCGCAGCGACTGCTCGAGAAGGAGGTGGTGGATGAGGCGGAGCTGCGCGAGATCATGGGTTTGCCGCCGCGCAGGCGCGAAGACGAGGACAACGTGGTCGTTCCCCCTGCAATCGAGCCGGTGGGGGGCGCGAGCGAAGATCGCGTACCCGGCTGACCCGGCCGCACCCGCTGGACCGGGGAATGCATCGAAACAGGGTGAGCACGCCGGGCGTCCGCGGCGTCCGGGGTGACGAGCCCACCCGAGGAGGAGCGATCTCCATGAGAGACCTGCACAAGAGCCCGCTCACGGCGGCCGAGCAGGATGCACCCGAGCCGGAGCGGTTGATCACTCCGGAAGAGGAAGCGGGGATGGACCTCGCCGAGCTGGACGATCCACCCCAGGCGGAGGGTGCGCGCGACCTCGACGAGGACGAGAGAATGCGGGCCGCGCCGGCGCGGAAGGAAGAGGGGGGACACGAAGCAGCCGGCTGAGAGGCCACCGAAATGGTCAGCTGAGGTGCTGGCCGTAGGTGCGAGAAGATACCAAGGGCGCCCGCACCGGGCGCCCTTGTGTTTGCGGGATGTATGTGGGCTATGGGGTAACCTGGAAGCTTCCGCTACGGATTGGCCCCCCTCCACCGTCCACCGGGCCGGCGTTGGTGATAGCCTGGTATTCCCCCGGGGCAAGATCCGCCGGGAGCTGGAGCGTGTAGCGAGCTTCGTCGCCGGGGGGCAGGGTACGAAGCTCCATCGTGCAGAGGCGATCGGAGGGGACCTGCTCCCAGCCCGACTCGACCCGCCGCTCGAGCCCGCTGGAGCAGAGGTTGTATCCCACATCGCTGGACGAGTTGTTGCGCAGCACGAGCTCCACCGAATCGCCGGGCGCGGCGCTCGTCGGTTCCACCGACAGAGTGATGTCGCTTGCTTCTCCCGCCTGCATCCCCTGCCCGCACGCGGCGAGGGTGAGTACGGTGCACATCGCCAGCATCGTTCGCATCAAGGGCCTCCCTGTGACGTACGGATGTTGCAGCAATTGCCAGCGTTCGGCGCTCCGGCATCAATCGCGCCGACGGAGCGGGCCGCGGAAAGGAGGGAGCCATGCACGCCGGTTCCGGGCCGACGGGTGAAGAGCGGGAGATCCACATTCCCGCAGCGGGGGTCGAGCTAGCCGCGAACCTGGTGGTGCCGGAGCACGCCTCCGGGATCGTTCTGTTTGCCCATGGCAGTGGCAGCAGCCGGCACAGTCCGCGCAACCGACGCGTTGCCCGACAACTCCAGCAGGCCGGGTTCGCCACGCTGTTGATGGATCTGCTCACGGAGGCGGAGGAGCAGGTGGACGCGCACACCCGTCAGCATCGCTTCGACATCCCGCTGCTGGCGGAGCGGCTCGCAGGGGCGACGGGATGGGTCGGTCGCTACCACGCCACACAGGCGCTGCCGGTTGGTTATTTCGGCGCCAGCACGGGCGGGGCTGCCGCGCTGGTCGCCGCGACGGAGCTGCCGGTGCGCGTGGAGGCGGTGGTATCCCGCGGGGGTCGGCCCGATCTCGCGGGAGAGGCGCTCGGAAGGGTGCGTGCGCCCACCCTGCTCATCGTGGGTGGCCTCGACACGGTCGTGATCGACCTGAACCGGGAGGCCATGGCGAAGATGACGCAGGCCGAGGTGCGCCTGGAGATCGTGCCGGGGGCGAGCCACCTCTTCGAGGAGCCCGGTGCGCTGGACGAGGTGGCGCGGCTGGCGATCGACTGGTTCCGCACCCACCTGGTCACCCCTCCGGATCGGCGCGGGGCGGCGTCAGCCAGTCCGGGGAAGTAAAGGCCCGCTGGGGAAAGGACGTTCCGCTGCCCTCGGCTCGACTGCCCTGTTTCGGCCGCGTAATGCGGTGAAATCGGAAGAGGGTTCTAGAGCCATGCCTCGGCGATGACGCATTCGGCTCCGCGGACGGCCGCTCCGCGCCCTGCTTCCACGTAGGCCGCCGCCGCGGCGCCCATCCGCTGACGCAACGCTTCGTCACGGAGGAGAGACGCCAGCCGGTCGCCCAGCTCGGAGGCGCTCGCCACCGAAAACGCACCCCCCTGACGGACCAGCTCGCCCGCCTCGCGGGCGTTGGCGTGACGCGGGCCGAAAAGGACGGGCACCCCGAACGCCGCCGGCTCGAGCACCGAGTGCAGGCCGGCCGATCCCCATCCCCCGCCCACGTACGCCAGGTCCGCAACCGCATACAGGTCCCCGAGCACCCCGACGCGATCGACGAGCACGACTTCGCTGGTTACGCGGTCGCGCTCAACTTCGGCCAGGCGTTGATGTGTGAGTCCCAGGCGCTCCAGCTGCGCGGCGCTGCGCTCGAGGTGCTGTTCGGTGGGCTCGTGCGGAACGAGGATCACCCGGACCGGCGGTGCCCCGCCCCGCGCGTCGCGCAGGGCAGGGAGGAGCACGTCCTCATCCGGGGGCCAGGTGGAGCCCGCCACCAGGACGAGGTGGTCATCGGAGCCCAGCAGCGCCGGCCAGCGAGACTCGCGCGCGGTCACCGTCCGGGCGAGCACCTGGTCGAAGCGAGCATCACCCATCACCGAGCGGCGCTCCTCGGGCACGCCGAAGGCTTCGAAGCGGGAAGCGTCGGCCTCCGAGATCGCCGCCACCCGGGCAAGGCGGCGGTAGGCCGGTCCGAGCAGCAGGCGGGCCATCGGTCCCACCCGCGAAGAGCTGGCGGGCAGGGTGGCGCTCAACAGCACCATCGGAATCCCTCGCCGCTCCGCCGCGAGGGTGAGGTTGGGCCAGACATCCGTCTTGGAGAAGGCCATCAGCCGCGGGCGGAGCAGGTCGATCGCGCGGGCGGACGGTCCGGGCAGGTCGAACGGTAGATAGTCGGTGAAGTCGGCGGGAACGCTCTGCGCGAAGCGCTCCGCCGAGGGCGAGAAGAAGGTGTAGACGATCTGCACCTCCGGCCGACGCTCGCGCACCGCCTCAATGACCGCTCGCGCCTGCAACCCTTCGCCCACGCTGGGAGCGTGAAACCACAGCAGAGGACGTTCGGGGTTCCGTTGCTTCGCGCTCCACTGCTCCATGCGCTGCAACACCCCCTGTCGCCCGCGGATGCCGCGGGCAAGCTTCCCCTGCCCCTTGGCGAGCAGCGGCAGCCCGGGTCGGAGCGCGCGCAGAGCGAGGGTGTATATTGATTCCGTGAGCGATGAGGGCATGAGATGAGAAGCTAGGAGCTAGAAGCTAGAGTGGGATTCGGGCGATAACGCCGCCACGGCCGGAGTCGCGTGCAGCGTATTCTGGCTTCTAGCTTCTCGCAGCTAGCTCCTGATTCTGTCATCTCGCTCGACCTGGGATCAGCAACCGATATTCTGAGATTCTGCTTACTCTTTCTTCCTCTTGAATTTCATCTCCGTTCGCGGCGCACGCCAGCACAACCTGAAGAACCTCGACCTCGATCTGCCTCGACGGGCGTTCGTGGTGGTGACCGGTCCGTCGGGGTCGGGGAAGAGCTCCCTGGCCTTCGACACCATCTATGCCGAGGGACAGCGTCGCTACGTCGAGTCGCTCTCTACGTACGCCAAGCAGTTCCTCGACCGGATGGAGAAGCCGGACGTGGACAGGGTGGATGGGATCTCACCCGCGGTCGCGATCGAGCAGCGTAACCCGACCAAGACCAGTCGTTCCACCGTAGGTACCGCCACCGAGGTCTACGACTACCTGCGGCTTCTCTGGGCGCGCACCGGGCGCACCCGCTGTCCAGAGTGTGGGCGGGACGTGCGCCCCGATACGGTGCAGAGCGCAACCGACAGGGTTCTCGCGCTGCCCGACGGGACGCGGGTGATGGTCACCTTTCCTCTGCCGCGTTCGGCGCGGGTGACCCACAAGCTGGTCGTCGACAACCTGCGGGCGTTGGGCTTCGTCCGCGTGCTGGCGGATAAGCGCGAGGTGCACCTGGAGGAGCTCGACGAGGGGGAGGATCTCACCCAGCCAGCCGAGCTGCTGGTGGTCGTAGACCGCCTGCGGCTTCCGCTGGAAGA harbors:
- a CDS encoding immunoglobulin-like domain-containing protein, which codes for MRTMLAMCTVLTLAACGQGMQAGEASDITLSVEPTSAAPGDSVELVLRNNSSSDVGYNLCSSGLERRVESGWEQVPSDRLCTMELRTLPPGDEARYTLQLPADLAPGEYQAITNAGPVDGGGGPIRSGSFQVTP
- a CDS encoding alpha/beta family hydrolase, producing MHAGSGPTGEEREIHIPAAGVELAANLVVPEHASGIVLFAHGSGSSRHSPRNRRVARQLQQAGFATLLMDLLTEAEEQVDAHTRQHRFDIPLLAERLAGATGWVGRYHATQALPVGYFGASTGGAAALVAATELPVRVEAVVSRGGRPDLAGEALGRVRAPTLLIVGGLDTVVIDLNREAMAKMTQAEVRLEIVPGASHLFEEPGALDEVARLAIDWFRTHLVTPPDRRGAASASPGK
- a CDS encoding glycosyltransferase N-terminal domain-containing protein; this translates as MPSSLTESIYTLALRALRPGLPLLAKGQGKLARGIRGRQGVLQRMEQWSAKQRNPERPLLWFHAPSVGEGLQARAVIEAVRERRPEVQIVYTFFSPSAERFAQSVPADFTDYLPFDLPGPSARAIDLLRPRLMAFSKTDVWPNLTLAAERRGIPMVLLSATLPASSSRVGPMARLLLGPAYRRLARVAAISEADASRFEAFGVPEERRSVMGDARFDQVLARTVTARESRWPALLGSDDHLVLVAGSTWPPDEDVLLPALRDARGGAPPVRVILVPHEPTEQHLERSAAQLERLGLTHQRLAEVERDRVTSEVVLVDRVGVLGDLYAVADLAYVGGGWGSAGLHSVLEPAAFGVPVLFGPRHANAREAGELVRQGGAFSVASASELGDRLASLLRDEALRQRMGAAAAAYVEAGRGAAVRGAECVIAEAWL